The following coding sequences are from one Lentimicrobiaceae bacterium window:
- the ade gene encoding adenine deaminase produces the protein MKKNTSFSLSGNIVDVVCSRIFKGTLVVKNGKIVSVTEKNTPENHFILPGLIDAHVHIESSMLLPSEFARLAVVHGTVGTVSDPHEIANVLGMKGIQFMIKNGKSTPFGFYFGAPSCVPATPFETSGAKLGIKETETLLDNPEIKYLSEMMNFPGVLYDDTEVNGKLSAAKVREKVIDGHAPGITGKDIIKYAAAGVSTDHECFTLEEAREKIQQGIKILIREGSAAKNFDELLPLLAQYPQMVMFCSDDKHPDDLVKGHINQLVKRAIDKGYNIIDCIRACTLNPVRHYGLDSGLLQAGDNADCIIVDNLNDFTILSTFINGEKVAEGGRTLLSSVQNTPLNNFNAKEITISDLQVVAKGKTIRVIKALEGQLITDEIRCKAKIENGYVVSDTENDILKIVAINRYQPSAPAIGFINNFKLQKGAFASTVAHDSHNIIAIGTSDKELLHAIKLIISSKGGICCVQDGEEAFLPLPFAGLMSTEDGYKVAENYEKINEKLKAMGCQLNSPFMTLSFMALLVIPNLKISDKGLFDSKKFAFTSLFV, from the coding sequence ATGAAAAAAAATACTTCTTTTTCCCTTTCGGGAAATATTGTTGATGTGGTTTGCTCGAGAATTTTCAAGGGTACCCTTGTAGTGAAAAATGGAAAAATAGTCTCCGTTACTGAAAAAAATACGCCCGAAAACCATTTTATCCTTCCTGGACTTATTGATGCCCACGTACATATCGAAAGTTCAATGCTTTTACCCTCAGAGTTTGCCCGTCTTGCAGTAGTACATGGTACGGTGGGTACGGTTTCCGATCCTCACGAAATTGCCAATGTTTTAGGCATGAAGGGCATACAATTTATGATAAAAAACGGTAAATCAACTCCTTTCGGGTTTTATTTTGGTGCGCCTTCTTGTGTTCCGGCTACCCCGTTTGAAACTTCCGGTGCAAAACTGGGTATTAAAGAAACCGAAACTCTGCTGGATAATCCCGAAATAAAATATTTAAGTGAAATGATGAATTTTCCTGGAGTACTCTACGATGATACGGAAGTAAACGGAAAACTCTCGGCAGCTAAAGTAAGGGAAAAAGTTATTGATGGACATGCCCCCGGAATTACCGGTAAAGATATCATAAAATATGCGGCAGCAGGTGTTAGTACCGATCATGAGTGCTTTACCCTTGAAGAAGCTCGTGAAAAAATTCAACAGGGAATTAAAATTTTAATCAGGGAAGGAAGTGCGGCAAAAAATTTCGACGAACTGCTCCCTCTTCTTGCACAATATCCCCAAATGGTAATGTTTTGTTCTGACGACAAACACCCCGACGACTTGGTGAAAGGTCATATCAATCAATTAGTAAAACGTGCCATTGACAAAGGATATAATATCATTGATTGTATTCGTGCCTGCACACTCAACCCTGTACGGCATTACGGCTTGGACTCCGGTTTGCTGCAGGCAGGCGATAATGCCGATTGTATTATCGTTGATAATTTGAATGATTTTACAATTCTTTCTACATTTATCAATGGTGAAAAAGTAGCTGAAGGGGGCAGAACATTGCTTTCTTCGGTACAAAATACCCCGTTGAATAATTTTAATGCTAAAGAAATAACTATTTCCGACTTGCAGGTTGTGGCTAAGGGCAAAACCATAAGGGTAATAAAAGCCCTTGAGGGACAGCTTATCACCGATGAAATACGTTGTAAGGCAAAAATTGAAAATGGATATGTGGTTTCAGATACGGAAAATGACATACTGAAAATAGTGGCTATTAACAGATACCAGCCTTCTGCACCCGCAATAGGATTTATCAATAATTTTAAACTTCAAAAAGGAGCTTTTGCTTCTACCGTTGCCCATGATAGCCATAATATTATTGCTATCGGTACTTCCGATAAAGAATTGCTTCATGCTATTAAGTTGATAATAAGTAGTAAAGGAGGCATATGCTGCGTTCAGGACGGAGAGGAAGCATTTTTACCCCTTCCTTTTGCAGGACTGATGAGCACTGAAGATGGTTACAAAGTTGCCGAAAATTACGAAAAAATTAACGAAAAGCTGAAAGCGATGGGTTGTCAATTAAACTCGCCATTTATGACCCTTTCATTTATGGCTTTGTTAGTGATACCCAATTTGAAAATCAGCGATAAAGGTTTGTTCGACAGTAAAAAATTTGCATTTACTTCCTTGTTTGTATGA
- a CDS encoding MlaD family protein encodes MKNFFKNCNLKFRRETKIGIVLVVTVSLFIWGFNFLNGKDFFSRSRTIYAVYDKVEGLVTSNPVFVKGVKVGIVKDVFFVYKPQTHIIVKLSLTSDIPIPHNSIAKIYSYDLMGSKAITIELGNSALMVQNGDTLPSLVQGSLSEEVNRQVQPLKKKAEDLMLSVDSVVTVIRAIFNKNTRENLSQSFESIKNTLANLEHTTYNLDTLVGTQRNRLANIFSNIESISGNLRANNEKITNLIRNFSALSDTLGQSNISNTLLNANKAVNDFALVMEKINRGDGTLGLLVNDNKLYNQIDGAARQLQELVDDIKRNPNRYVTISVFGRNPNKYPYQPNK; translated from the coding sequence TTGAAAAATTTTTTTAAAAACTGCAACTTGAAATTTCGTCGCGAAACCAAAATCGGAATAGTGTTGGTGGTAACCGTTTCCCTTTTTATTTGGGGGTTCAATTTCCTGAACGGCAAAGATTTTTTTTCACGAAGCCGCACAATTTATGCTGTTTACGATAAAGTTGAAGGCTTAGTAACTTCCAATCCTGTATTTGTAAAAGGAGTGAAGGTGGGTATAGTAAAGGATGTGTTTTTTGTATATAAACCCCAAACTCATATCATTGTAAAGTTATCACTTACAAGCGATATTCCGATACCTCATAATTCGATAGCAAAAATATATAGCTACGACCTGATGGGCTCAAAAGCCATAACAATTGAACTGGGTAATTCTGCACTCATGGTGCAGAATGGAGATACTCTTCCTTCTTTAGTACAGGGCAGTCTTTCGGAAGAAGTTAACCGTCAGGTACAACCCCTGAAAAAGAAAGCCGAGGACCTCATGCTGTCGGTAGATTCCGTTGTAACGGTAATAAGGGCTATTTTTAATAAAAATACACGTGAAAACCTCTCCCAGAGTTTTGAAAGCATAAAAAATACACTTGCAAATCTGGAACATACAACTTATAATCTTGATACTCTCGTGGGAACGCAAAGGAATCGTTTGGCAAACATTTTTTCAAATATTGAATCCATTTCGGGCAACCTGCGGGCTAATAATGAAAAAATAACCAATTTGATTCGCAATTTTTCAGCATTAAGTGATACGCTGGGGCAATCCAATATTTCTAACACTTTATTGAATGCCAATAAAGCCGTAAATGATTTTGCACTGGTCATGGAAAAAATAAACCGTGGCGACGGCACACTTGGTTTGCTTGTTAACGACAATAAACTTTATAACCAAATTGACGGAGCCGCCCGCCAACTCCAGGAACTTGTGGATGATATTAAACGCAATCCAAACAGGTATGTTACCATTTCGGTTTTTGGAAGAAATCCGAATAAATACCCTTATCAACCGAATAAATAA
- a CDS encoding N-acetylmuramoyl-L-alanine amidase codes for MKSAKIQPIAHGIFLFFLLFFFGCFPKMLFSAKGKEFKVVIDAGHGGKDPGAVRGKIAEKDITLAIALKAGKLIEENYKDVEVIYTRKTDEFIELHRRAQIANEKKADLFISIHCNANPSSSAYGTETFVMGLHKSQANLTVAKTENSSILFENDYSNQYDGFDPNSAEANIIFTLFQNVYIDQSLDFAASLQEKFREKTKMNDRGVKQAGFLVLYKTAMPGVLIETGFLSNPKDVEYLTNAAGQSAIAQSIYNAFCDYRKKLDKEKEDILYASKEKPLTETKEPKNNKKQEENSKEKNQVVKNTEPNKPTPVENTKSSPSVVSEDEKQTSAKNEGKTPDKTVYFRIQFTTSPGEKPLTSPEFGKLQDVKMYFHNGLYKFTTGNETAFSEAVHLLKKIKATGFKDAFIVAFINEERVTITEKMKNLGK; via the coding sequence ATGAAGTCTGCAAAAATACAACCCATAGCCCACGGTATTTTCCTGTTTTTCTTACTCTTTTTTTTTGGTTGCTTCCCGAAAATGCTTTTTTCAGCCAAGGGAAAAGAATTTAAAGTAGTGATTGATGCCGGACATGGAGGTAAGGACCCTGGAGCAGTTAGGGGAAAAATTGCAGAAAAAGACATAACACTTGCTATTGCATTAAAAGCAGGCAAATTGATAGAAGAAAATTATAAAGATGTTGAGGTAATTTATACCAGAAAAACCGATGAATTTATCGAATTGCACCGCAGAGCCCAAATTGCAAACGAAAAAAAAGCGGATCTGTTTATTTCTATCCATTGCAATGCAAACCCATCTTCTTCAGCGTATGGTACTGAGACCTTTGTGATGGGATTGCACAAAAGCCAGGCGAACCTTACAGTAGCTAAAACCGAAAATTCTTCCATACTTTTCGAAAACGATTACTCAAACCAGTACGATGGTTTTGACCCAAATTCTGCCGAAGCGAATATTATTTTTACTCTTTTTCAGAATGTCTATATTGACCAAAGCCTCGATTTTGCGGCAAGCCTCCAGGAAAAATTTCGTGAAAAAACAAAAATGAACGACAGAGGTGTAAAACAAGCCGGTTTTTTAGTGCTTTACAAAACTGCCATGCCCGGAGTACTCATCGAAACCGGTTTTTTGAGCAATCCTAAAGATGTTGAATACCTGACCAATGCTGCAGGTCAGTCTGCCATTGCCCAATCTATTTACAATGCCTTTTGCGATTACAGGAAAAAATTGGATAAAGAAAAAGAGGATATTTTGTATGCAAGCAAGGAAAAACCCTTGACAGAAACCAAAGAACCGAAAAATAATAAAAAGCAGGAAGAAAACTCTAAAGAAAAAAATCAGGTTGTAAAAAATACCGAGCCTAACAAACCGACTCCTGTGGAAAATACAAAAAGCAGCCCTTCGGTTGTATCAGAAGACGAAAAACAGACGTCTGCGAAAAATGAAGGGAAAACGCCTGATAAAACAGTGTATTTCAGGATACAATTTACTACATCGCCCGGCGAAAAGCCTCTTACTTCACCTGAATTTGGAAAATTACAGGATGTGAAAATGTATTTTCATAACGGTTTGTACAAATTTACCACCGGAAACGAAACTGCTTTTTCCGAAGCAGTCCACCTGCTGAAAAAAATCAAAGCTACCGGTTTTAAAGATGCTTTTATCGTGGCATTTATCAACGAAGAAAGAGTAACAATTACTGAAAAAATGAAAAATTTGGGGAAATAG
- a CDS encoding LPS-assembly protein LptD, whose translation MYNFQNKIFSFAHFSHNFQRVLFTLVFIAGFAIAAEAQDTLLRASPDTLRIAADTLLKDSTGVSKKKDKLNAKVEYNAIDSISFDLDIQKVFLYKEAEINYEKTNLKAAYIEINFKETTAFAKGVTDSTEKETGTPVFKDGDKSFKSKILTYNFETKKGIIANVITQEGEGFLHGETVKKLEDNTTNAHKGGYTTCNLDHPHFELHYTRAKVIPDNKIVTGPIYLSIADVPLPLALPFGLFPNKKGRSSGIIIPSYGEAVGRGFFFENGGYYWGISDYMDLEVRGDIYTRGSWAVKPKFNYKKRYKFNGNLDFGYAINKLGTEGTPDYSKSRDFYILWSHRQDPKARPKSNFSANVNIQSNKFNRYNPVSANNYLSNTFNSSISYQYTEAGKYFFTANLNHTQNTINKTISLSLPDISFSVNQFYPFRKQKASGKQRWYENISINYRMNAKNEVSTYDSLLFKQKMYDDFRYGMQHSIPISSSIKILKYFNLTNAVGFNDKMYGNYIQKTWINDTLIQNNDTVVGYVKTDTISGFRQAIDFNFSSSLSTKLYGMLQFKKGPVRAIRHVLTPNVGFSYRPDFGAKSWGYYKEVQKDTTGNIQRYSVFSNGIFGSPPDKKSGSLNFSLSNNLEMKVRSRKDTVTGMRKIVLIENFTISTSYDLAKDSMRWSRINMNGHTRLFKNVQIQYGSQWDPYALDSTHTRNINVFEWDKNHRLLRLVNTSWNFGLNWNISSQQFQKKEAQQLQEKVPLNPEIEQIISQPGDYINWNNAWSANINYTFRYQSNFNATKNAMKHEIIQSLSFSGDLSITSKWKLSVMSGYDFKNSKITYTSVNIIRDLHCWEMRLNWIPIGGMKSWNFQINVKASVLQDLKLTKKKDFRDRWE comes from the coding sequence TTGTACAATTTCCAGAATAAAATTTTTTCGTTTGCACATTTTTCACACAACTTTCAGCGTGTTTTGTTTACATTGGTTTTCATTGCCGGTTTTGCAATTGCAGCCGAAGCACAGGATACCCTCCTGCGTGCTTCACCCGATACTTTACGTATTGCCGCCGATACCCTTCTGAAAGACAGTACGGGAGTTAGCAAAAAAAAGGATAAACTCAATGCAAAAGTAGAATACAATGCTATTGACTCCATCTCTTTCGATCTCGATATCCAGAAAGTCTTCCTGTATAAAGAAGCTGAGATAAACTATGAAAAAACCAACCTGAAAGCAGCCTACATCGAAATAAATTTTAAAGAAACTACCGCTTTTGCAAAAGGAGTTACAGATTCTACTGAAAAAGAAACCGGGACACCAGTTTTTAAAGATGGCGATAAAAGCTTTAAATCCAAAATTCTAACATATAATTTTGAAACAAAAAAAGGAATTATTGCCAACGTAATTACCCAAGAAGGGGAAGGTTTTCTGCATGGAGAAACGGTTAAAAAGCTGGAAGACAATACAACCAATGCACACAAGGGCGGTTATACCACCTGCAATCTCGACCATCCCCACTTTGAGTTGCATTATACGAGGGCGAAAGTGATCCCGGACAATAAAATTGTAACAGGACCCATTTATTTGAGCATAGCCGATGTCCCGCTTCCATTAGCACTTCCTTTCGGTTTGTTTCCCAACAAGAAAGGGCGTTCTTCGGGAATTATCATTCCCAGCTACGGTGAAGCTGTGGGTAGAGGTTTTTTCTTTGAAAATGGAGGATATTACTGGGGCATAAGTGACTATATGGATTTGGAGGTCAGAGGGGACATTTATACCCGGGGAAGCTGGGCGGTTAAACCTAAATTCAATTATAAAAAACGCTATAAGTTCAATGGGAACCTTGATTTCGGATATGCCATCAATAAGTTAGGTACCGAAGGTACACCTGATTATAGCAAAAGTAGGGATTTTTATATTCTCTGGTCGCACCGCCAAGACCCAAAGGCACGCCCTAAAAGCAATTTTTCGGCAAATGTAAATATCCAAAGCAATAAGTTTAACCGTTACAATCCGGTTAGTGCTAACAATTATCTTTCGAATACTTTCAATTCAAGCATTTCTTATCAATACACAGAAGCGGGAAAATATTTCTTCACTGCTAACCTTAACCATACGCAAAATACTATTAATAAGACTATTTCTTTATCATTACCTGATATTTCCTTTTCCGTTAACCAGTTTTATCCTTTCCGCAAACAAAAAGCTTCCGGTAAACAACGTTGGTACGAAAATATTTCGATAAATTACCGGATGAATGCCAAAAATGAAGTCAGCACTTACGATTCCCTGCTTTTTAAACAGAAAATGTATGACGATTTTCGTTACGGAATGCAGCATAGCATTCCGATAAGCAGCAGCATTAAAATTTTAAAATATTTTAACCTTACAAATGCTGTCGGCTTTAACGACAAGATGTACGGAAACTACATTCAAAAAACCTGGATAAACGATACCCTGATTCAGAATAACGATACCGTGGTTGGCTATGTAAAAACGGATACAATAAGCGGATTCAGGCAAGCAATAGATTTTAATTTTTCATCTTCCCTTTCTACAAAACTGTACGGAATGCTTCAGTTTAAAAAAGGACCCGTCAGAGCCATCCGCCATGTACTTACTCCCAATGTCGGATTTTCATACCGCCCCGATTTCGGAGCAAAATCATGGGGATATTATAAAGAAGTGCAAAAAGATACAACCGGAAATATCCAACGCTATAGCGTTTTCAGTAATGGCATTTTTGGTTCTCCTCCCGACAAAAAGTCGGGGTCACTGAATTTCAGCCTGAGCAATAACCTTGAAATGAAAGTCCGTTCACGAAAAGACACCGTTACCGGGATGCGAAAAATTGTTCTTATTGAAAACTTTACCATTTCAACATCTTACGATCTTGCCAAGGATTCTATGCGATGGTCAAGAATCAATATGAACGGGCATACACGGCTTTTCAAAAATGTTCAGATACAGTATGGTTCACAATGGGACCCCTATGCACTTGACAGTACCCACACACGAAACATCAATGTCTTTGAATGGGATAAAAATCACCGCTTGCTTCGGCTTGTAAATACTTCATGGAACTTTGGTCTGAACTGGAACATCAGTTCGCAGCAATTCCAGAAAAAAGAAGCCCAGCAACTCCAGGAAAAAGTTCCTCTCAACCCGGAGATTGAGCAAATAATTTCGCAACCCGGCGATTACATCAACTGGAACAATGCCTGGAGTGCTAACATTAATTATACTTTTCGCTACCAAAGCAACTTTAATGCGACTAAAAACGCAATGAAGCATGAGATAATCCAAAGTCTTTCCTTCTCCGGCGACCTGAGCATTACCAGCA